GCACGCCCGGGCGACGGCGAGAACCGCCGCCCGCAGCGCCGCCGCGGCTAGAGCGATCGCTCGGCATAGATCGTCATCGCCTCGGCGATGAACGCTGCCGTCCCCGGCAGCGCGCCGTCCTCATAGGTGCCGCGAAACTCGGGATTCTCGACATAGATGCGCCCCAGCCCGGCGAACGCCGCCGCATCGGGGGTCCAGCTGTGGCATACCCAGGCATAGTGGCGCGCGGTCACTGCCTGCACCGCTTCGGACCCCGGCGCCGCGCCCTCGCGGAACAGCCGCTGGAAGTCGCCGCGAATCGCCTCCATCTCGGCCTGGATCTGCGCGACCTTCTCCTTCGAGAAGCCCCGCGCCTTTTCCTGCGCGGCGCGCACCGCCTCCTCGCCTCAGAAGCTCGCCGCCTCGCGCTCCCAGCGCTCGCGCGTCTCGGGCGCGATCCCGGCGTAATATTCATTGTCTTCCATCGTCTCATCCTTTTCGAGCGACGCGATCGTGCGGTCGATCGTGCGGATGAGGTCGCGATACTGGCCGATCCGCGCCGCCAGCGCTTCCCGATGCCCCTTCAGCGCCGTCAGCGGATCGAACCCCGGATCGTCGAGGATCGCGCTGATCTCGCCAAGCGGCAGTCCCAGCTCGCGATAGAACAGGATCTGCTGCAACCGCAGCAGCTCCGGGCGGCCATAATAGCGATAGCCATTGCCGCCGACATGCCCCGGCTTGAGCAAGCCAATCGCGTCATAATGATGCAGCGTGCGCACGCTGATTCGCGCCGCCTTCGCCACCTGCCGCACCGTTCGCATGTCGTTCCTCATCTTCACGCGAATCGCCCTTTCGGGGATGACGCAGCGTCAGGGTCAAGCCCGATCCAAAATCGCACTGTGTCCTAGCATCACATGCTGCGCTGCGGCTAAGGTCGCCGCGATGCACGGGTCGCACAACCATAGCCATGCCGGACACGCCCACAGCCATGGGGGCCACAGCCATGCCCCGGCCGATTTCGGCCGCGCCTTTGCGGTCGGCACCGCGCTCAACCTCGCCTTCGTCGCGGTCGAGGGCGCGGCGGGCCTCCTCACCGGCTCCATGGCACTGCTGGCGGACGCCGGGCACAATCTCTCCGACGTTCTCGGCCTGCTGATCGCCTGGGGCGGTGCGTCGCTCGCCAAGCTCCCGGCCTCGCGCCGCTTCACCTATGGCCTGTCGAGCTCGACCATCCTCGCCGCACTCGCCAACGCCGTGCTGCTGCTGGTCGCGGTCGGCGCGATCGCGCTCGAGGCGGTGCAGCGCTTCCGCGATCCGCCGCCGGTCGAGGGCGTAACGGTGATGATCGTCGCCGGCGTCGGCATCCTCATCAACGGCGCCACCGCGCTCATGTTCATGCGCGGCCGTGCGAGCGACATCAACGTCCGCGGCGCCTATCTCCACATGGCCGCCGACGCGGGCGTCTCGGCCGGCGTGGTGGTCGGCGGCGGGCTGATCCTGCTCACCAACGCACTATGGATCGATCCCGCGATCAGCCTCGTCATCGTCGCGGCGATCCTGTGGAGCACCTGGGGCCTGCTGCGCGATTCGGTGACGATGGCGCTCCACGCCGTCCCGCCCGGCATCGATCCGGAGAAGGTCGAGGCGATGCTCGCTTCGCTCCCCGGCGTCACCCGCGTCCACGATCTCCACATCTGGCCGATGAGCACCACCGAGGTCGCGCTGACCGCGCATCTGCTGATCCCGGAAGGCCATCCCGGCGACGCTTTCCTCGAAGACGCGCAGCACCGCCTCCAGCATGACTTCCGCATCGGCCACGCGACGCTGCAGATCGAGGTCGGCGACGGCGATCCCTGCCGCCTGCACAACGGCCATGGCAATCATGGCCACGCGCATGACTGAGCCGGGCGCGCCGCTCCGGCTGGTGATCTTCGATTTCGACGGCACGCTCTCAGACAGCGGCAACTGGTTCCTGTCGATCGTCGATCATCTGTCCGACCGCTACGGCTTCCGCCGCGTCCACCCCGACGAGATCGAGCCGCTGCGGCGCAAGAGCACGCGCGACGTGATCAGCCATCTCGCGATCCCGCGCTGGAAGCTGCCCTTCATCTCGCGCTACGTGCGTCGCCTGTTCGGCCGCAACACGCATCAGGTGAGCCTGTTCGACGGCGTGCCGGACATGCTCGCCGCGATCGAGGCGGCCGGCATCCCCATCGCGGTGGTCACCTCGAACAGCGAGGCGAACGCCCGCGCCGTTCTCGGCCCCGAAAACGCCGCACGCATCCGCTGGTGGGCGTGTGGCGCGTCGCTGTTCGGCAAGGCGCCCAAGTTCCGCAAGGTGCTCAAGGTCAGCGGCATCCCGCCGCACGCGGCGCTGTCGATCGGCGACGAGACCCGCGACATCGACGCCGCGCGCGCGACCGGGGTGCGCGCGGGTGCGGTGCTGTGGGGCTATGCCAATCCCGAGGCGTTCGCGCATCTCGACCCCGACATCGCCTTCGCCACGCCGCAGGCGGTGATCGACCATGTCACCTCAGCCCAGGTGCACCGCTAGCCACACCGTCGGCCCGTCCGGATCGGTGCGCGTCACCCAATGCTTCACCCCGCCCGGGATCAGCAGATGATCGCCGGGCTTCAGCGCCGTCTCTTCATGCCCCTCCAGCCGGATCGCCGCGCTGCCCTGGAGCACCACCACCCATTCGTCGGCCTCCTGCACGAACGGCTTGTCCTCGGGCGTCGCCTGCCCGTCCGACACGATCCGCTCGATCCGCATCCCGCCTTGCGCGATCAATTCGGTGAACACCTCCTTGCGCTTCGCAGCGGGCAGCTTCGCGAAGAGATTGGCAATCTTCAGCCTCTTGAGCTTCGGTTTCGGCGCCGGCTTGGGTTTGGGCGCAGGCCTGCGCTTGGGCAACCCCTTCGCCGCTTCCTTCCAGTCGCTGCGCATCGCCCCGCGCAGATAGTCTTCGATCTCCGTAGCACGCGCGGTCAGCCCGGTCTTGCCGAAGCCGAACAACTCCTTCCCGTTGGCGTCGGTCAGCCCGTATTTCCCGAAGTCGCCGCCCTTCTTGCGCCGTCGCGACTTGACCAGCTTCAGCCCCCGGTTGCGCGCGCTTTCGCGCAGCTCGTCATCCTGTGCGGCCATTCGGCTCCTCCAATCCTCCCCCGCCAGGGGGAGGTGGCGCGCGAAGCGTGACGGAGGGGGAGGACACGAAACACCCGTCACCGTGCCCTCCCCCTCCACCAGCTTCGCTGGTTCCCCTCCCCCTGGCGGGGGAGGATTGTATTGGCTTCCTCCACATAACGCGCCATTGGCGCGAAATGCTTCCGCGTTTCGACTTCCACATCCACGCCACCGACGGCAAGGCCCGCGCAGGCACGATTGCGATGCAGCGCGGCGAGATCCGCACCCCCGCCTTCATGCCGGTCGGCACCGCCGCCACGGTCAAGGCGATGAAGCCACAGGACGTGCGCGCGTCAGGCGCCGACATCCTCCTCGGCAACACCTACCACCTCATGCTGCGCCCCAGCGCCGAGCGAGTCCACCGCCTCGGCGGGCTGCACGGCTTCATGGGCTGGGACCGCCCGATCCTCACCGATTCGGGCGGCTATCAGGTGATGAGCCTGTCCGAACTGACCAAGCGCAGCGAGGAAGGCATCGTCTTCAAGTCGCATCTCGACGGCACCCGCCACATGCTCAGCCCCGAGCGCTCGATGGAGATCCAACGCCTGCTCGGCTCGAACATCGTCATGGCGTTCGACGAGCTCGTCCCCACCACCTCGACCCGCGAAGTCCAGGCCGCCGCGATGGAGCGCTCGATGCGCTGGGCGAAACGCAGCCGCGACGGCTTCGACGCTGGAGGCGAACATGCCGAAAGCAATGCGCTGTTCGGCATTCAGCAGGGCGCGCTCGACGAGGGGCTGCGCAAGGCCAGCGCGGACGCGCTGCTCGACATCGGCTTCGACGGCTATGCCGTGGGCGGCCTCGCGGTCGGCGAGGGGCAAGAGGCGATGTTCGGCGTGCTCGACTATGCCCCCGGCCAGCTCGACGCCGCCAAGCCCCGCTATCTGATGGGCGTCGGCAAGCCCGACGATATCGTCGGCGCGGTCGAGCGCGGCATCGACATGTTCGACTGCGTCCTTCCCACCCGCAGCGGCCGCACCGGCCAGGCCTTCACGCGCCAAGGCCCGATCAACATCCGCAATGCGAAATTCGCAGAAGACCAGGGCCCGCTCGATCCCGCCTGCGCCTGCCCGACCTGCGCCACCTTCACTCGCGCCTATGTCCATCACCTGGTCCGCGCGGGCGAGATCCTCGGCGCGATGCTGATGACCGAGCACAATCTCTGGTTCTACCAGGCGCTGATGGCGGACCTGCGCGCCGCGATCGCGGAGGGTCGCCTCGCCGCCTTCGCGAATGATTTCCGCGCTACCTATTATGGCAAAGCCTGATTGCGCCGCTGGCCTGGGAGTCTTACTCCTGTGGCACAGAGGAGTATCCAGTGACCGACAAGCCTGAAGACACCGACCAGATCGCCAACGAGATTACCGAGGCCGCCCGCGTTGCACGCGAGACCGCCGAGCGCGCGGAAGGCACGCCCCAGCCCGGCGAAGGCAAGAAGTGGCCGCTGACCAAGATCGGCATCGGAATCGGTTCCGCCGCGCTCGCCGCCGCGGTCATCTACGCCGCCCGTTCGCGCAACAAGCGCTGACCCCTCCCTCCCGACCGGAGACCTCAATGCGTCTGACCCGCACCGCGCTCTATCTCGGCGCCGCCCTGCTTCCCTTCACGGCTCAGGCGCAGGACGCCGCCCCAGCGCCGGCAAAGGAGATCGCCGTCGCACCGCTCGCCTATACCGAGCGCACCTTGCCCAACGGGCTCAAGGTCTACGCGATCCGCGACACCTCGACCGCCACGGTCTCGGTGCAGGTCTGGTACGATGTCGGCAGCAAGGACGATCCCGCGGGCAAGTCGGGCTTCGCGCACATGTTCGAGCATCTGATGTTCAAGGGCACGCGCAACCTGGTCGACGAGCAGATGGACCGGCTGACCGAGGATGTCGGCGGCTACAACAACGCCTCCACCAACTCCGACTACACCAATTACTATGAGGTGGTCCCGGCCAACCATCTCGAGCGCCTGCTGTTCGCCGAGGCGGACCGCATGGCCAGCCTCGTGGTCGACGCCAAGGTCTTCGCCTCCGAGCGCGACGTGGTGAAGGAGGAATTGCGCAGCCGCGTGCTCGCCCAGCCCTATGGCAAGCTGTTCTACGTCTATTTCCCCAACATCTCCTACGGCGTGCACCCCTATGCCCGCCCGGGCATCGGCAGCATCGAGGATCTCGACGCCGCGACGATCGACGACATCCGCGCCTTCCACGCGACCTATTACCGCCCCGACAATGCGGTGCTGGTGGTCGCCGGCAATTTCAACCCAGCCCAGTTGGACAAATGGGTAGACAAATATTTCGCCGGGATCGCCAGGCCCAACCGCCCGATCCCGCGCGTCACCACCGCCGAGCCGCCGCGCACCACCGCGACCCGCCAGACGGTCTATGAGGCCAACACCCCGCTCCCCGCGGTGCTACTGAGCTACCAGCTTCCGCCCGACAATGATCCCGACACACCCGCGCTCGCGGTGCTCGACGGCATCCTCTCGGGCGGCGAGAATTCGCGGCTCTACCGCAACCTCGTCTATCGCGACCAGCTCGCCGCGCAGGCCGATACCTTCCTCGACACGCGCCAGCAGACCGGTTCCTATGCGATGTACGCGATCCTCGCCGGCGGCAAGTCGGCCGAGGAAGGCGAGAAGGCGATGCGCCGCGAGATCGCCGACCTGCGCGACAAGCCCGTCAGCGAGGCCGAGCTGGCCGAAGCCAAGAACGAGATCCTCACCGCCTCGCTCAAGAGCCGCGAGACCGCCGAGGGCAAGGCCTCGACCCTAGCCGCCTCGATCATCGTCAGCCGCGATCCCAAGGCGGCCGACGAGCAGCTCGCCGCGATCGGCCGCGTCACCGCCGCCGACGTCCAGCGCGTCGCGCGCAAATATCTCGGCGACAACCAGTCCGCCGCGTTGATCTACCTCCCCGACGCCATGGCCAAGGGCGCGAAAGGCGACACGATCGCCGTCGCCTCGACGGTCAAGGTCGCCCCGCTCGTCGCACCCAGCGACATCGTGATCCACACCCAGGCGGCCGAAGGCAAGCGCGTCGCCGTCCCCGCCCCGGGCCCGGCGGTCTCACCGGTCATACCCCGGGCGACCGAAGCTAAGCTCGCCAATGGCCTGCGCGTGATCGTGGTCGAGAAGCGCGACCTGCCGATCGTCACCGCCACGCTCGTCGCGCCCGCGGGCGGCACACGCGACCCCGTCGGCAAGGCCGGCACCGCCGCGCTCGCCGCCGATCTTCTGACCAAGGGCACGGCCACCCGCTCGGCCGAGCAGATCGCACAGCAGGTGGAGTCGCTCGGCGGCTCGATCGGCGCGGGCGCCGACTGGGACGCGGCCTTCGCCACCGTCACGGTCAAGGCGGACGAGATCGATCCCGCGCTCACGATCCTCGCCGATGTCGCCCGCAACCCCGCCTTCGCGCAGGCCGAGATCGACCGCGCGCGCAAACAGTCGATCGACGGCGTCACGGTACAGCTCAAGGATCCCGGTGCGCTGTCAGGCATCGTCGCCAACCGCGCGGTGTTCGGCGACCGCGCTTACGGCAACCTGCTCACCGGCACGCCCTCCTCGCTGCCGCGCATCACGCGCGATGACATTTCGTCCGCCTATCGCAGAGCGTGGAATCCGTCCCAGTCGGCGCTCGTCGTCGTCGGCGACATCACGAGCAAGGACGCCGCCGCGCTCGCGCAGAAACTGTTCGGCGACTGGAAGACCGACGGTCTCACCGTCTCCAGCAGCGAGCGCATTATCCCGACCAAACCCCGCGTGGTCGTCGTCGACATGCCGGGCGCGGGCCAGGCCGGCGTAGTCATCGCCCGCCCCGGCATCGCCCGCGCCGACAAGGATTTCTACGCGGCGCAGGTCGCCAACGCCACGCTCGGCGTCGGCTTCACCTCGCGCCTCAATCGTGAGATCCGCATCAAACGCGGCCTTGCCTATGGCGCGGGCAGCAGCGTCGATACCCGCAAGCTCACGGGCATCGTCAGCGCCTCGACCCAGACCAAGAACCCCTCGGCGCCCGAGGTGGTCTCGCTGATCGCCGCAGAGATGAAGAAGCTCGGCGAGGCCCCTGTCCCCGCCGCCGAGCTCGATTCGCGCAAGGCGGTGCTGGTCGGCAGCTTCGGCCGCCGCATCGAGCGCACCGACGGCATCGCCGGCGCGCTCGTCGACTATGTCGCCGACGGCGTCCCGCTCGACACGCTCTCGACCTACATCCCCTCGATCCAGGGCGTCGATCCCGCCGAGGTTCAGGCCGCGGCGAAGAAGCTGCTCGACCCGTCGAACGCCAGCATCGTCGTGGTCGGCGACGCCAAGCTGTTCGCCGACGAACTGCGCAAGACGCATCCGAACCTCGAGGTGATCCCGGCCGCCTCGCTCAACCTCGACAGCGCGGCGCTCAAATAGCGCCCGCGATCCCGGGCTGCCGTCAATAGGCCGGCAGTCCGGGATATTCCCATCGATACGGCACGCCCGTCTCGCCCAGCGCGGCGCGGACCAGCGCAGGAAAAGCCCGCTCCGCGCGCACGTCGTTCGACAGGATCAGCACGCACCGCCGCCCGCGCTCCAGGCACACCAGCGTGTTCGCGGTGGTGTCATTGTGCCCCCCCTTGAGCCAGCCCGCGCCCTGCGGCCCGTTGAACGCGATCACGCCAAGGGCAGCGGAAGCGCGCGGGCGCTCCGCGGGAGGCGCATCGGGCAACAGGGTCGGAAACTGCTGCGCCGTCGTGATCGGCAATGTGCCTCTGGCGAACCCCGCCCGCGAACCACGCGACATGCCGTAGCCGCGCACCATCGCCGCCGCCATCGTGGCGAAGTCACGCAACGTCGTATCCATCGAACCCGCCGCGCGCACCCGGCTCCGCTCGTCATGCGGTTCCATTTGCCCCTTTTCATCCCAACCGTCGGCCAGGTTCGATGCGAATGCCGGATTCCACACCAGGCTGGTCCGCGCCATCCCCAGCGGCTTGAAGAATCGTCGCTGCAGCTCGGCCTCGAGGCTGAGGCCCGCGCCGCGTTCGATGCCGAACTGCAGCAGCGTCATTCCCTCGCCCGAATAGCCATATCGTGTGCCTGGATCGAAATGGATACGCAGCCGCCCGTCCGGCTCCAGGAATGCGAAATTGGCGAACCCGGTCGAATGGTTGAGCACCATGCGCGGCGTAATCACCCGCCAGCGCGGATCACCCGCCAGGTCTCCCCAATTGCTATAGCCTTCAACGTTGCCGTAATCAGGCAGCGGGCGCGGTAGCATCGCGGCAATCGGCCGATCCAGATCGAGCCGCTTCTCCGATGCCATCGCAGCTGCGAAATAGCCGACGACCGCCTTGGTCAAGGAGGCGCCGTACATCACCGTGTCCGGCGTCAGCGGATCGCCCTTGGCATTGCGCACGCCGAACGCCTTGAACCACGTGACGCGGCCCCGATCGATCGTGGCGATCGCCAGCCCCTTGGCGCCGGTTTCGCGCATGGCCCGCTGCACCGCAGCCTCCACACGGGCGGGCTGGGCTTGTGCGCTTGCGGCACCGAACGATGAAGCCAGCATTGTTGCGATTACCCATGCCTTGCCCATGTATTGCATCCGTTGCTTCCACACATCCGACGCACGCTCGACCATTCCGTGCCAAGCAGCAAGGAAGATGCTGGACGATCTTGCGGTTCGCGGGCCCGGTACCGAATGCGAGGGCGTCGGCCATCAGCCGGCTCCAAAGCAAATGTCCCTCAAAAATTACATTAACCATCAATCGTTTCACCATGGGACGCCCGCAAATCCGGGGCAGAAAATTCACGCCTTCCACGCTATGCGCGAGTCCTCACGAGGCCATTGCCTCCCACGGGATACGGGCGTGCTGCGGCGATTCACGCAACTACAGCTTCGGGGCATCGCGGCGGCGCTTCTGGTGTCGCTGGTTGGCGCGGGCTTTTCCGCGCATGCCGGCCTGTCCGCGCTAGGCTCGGGCGAAGCGCGCGCCGTCGCCGGCCCCGCACCCACCGGCTACGAGGCCGACGACCATTTCCCCGGCGCCGCTTACTATCACCTCGCCGCCGACGAGACCGCTGCGCCTGCCGCCGGAGTCACCGGCACCGTCGCGCTGCCCGAAGGCCCGGTCCCCGAGAATGCGGTGCTCGACCCCACGCTGCGCCCCGCCGCGCCGTTCCAGCTCCGCGGCACACCGCAGGACAAGGCGCGCGCGCTCGAATGCCTCACCACCGCCATCTATTACGAAGCCGCGAACGAGCCCGATGACGGCCAGCGCGCGGTGGCGCAGGTGATCCTCAATCGCGTTCGCCACCCCACCTTCCCAGCCACCGTGTGCGGGGTGATCTACCAGGGGTCGGAAAAGGCCGGCTGCCAGTTCAGCTATGCCTGCGACGGATCGATGGCGCGCCGTCCCGCGC
This is a stretch of genomic DNA from Sphingomonas sp. BT-65. It encodes these proteins:
- a CDS encoding pitrilysin family protein, with the translated sequence MRLTRTALYLGAALLPFTAQAQDAAPAPAKEIAVAPLAYTERTLPNGLKVYAIRDTSTATVSVQVWYDVGSKDDPAGKSGFAHMFEHLMFKGTRNLVDEQMDRLTEDVGGYNNASTNSDYTNYYEVVPANHLERLLFAEADRMASLVVDAKVFASERDVVKEELRSRVLAQPYGKLFYVYFPNISYGVHPYARPGIGSIEDLDAATIDDIRAFHATYYRPDNAVLVVAGNFNPAQLDKWVDKYFAGIARPNRPIPRVTTAEPPRTTATRQTVYEANTPLPAVLLSYQLPPDNDPDTPALAVLDGILSGGENSRLYRNLVYRDQLAAQADTFLDTRQQTGSYAMYAILAGGKSAEEGEKAMRREIADLRDKPVSEAELAEAKNEILTASLKSRETAEGKASTLAASIIVSRDPKAADEQLAAIGRVTAADVQRVARKYLGDNQSAALIYLPDAMAKGAKGDTIAVASTVKVAPLVAPSDIVIHTQAAEGKRVAVPAPGPAVSPVIPRATEAKLANGLRVIVVEKRDLPIVTATLVAPAGGTRDPVGKAGTAALAADLLTKGTATRSAEQIAQQVESLGGSIGAGADWDAAFATVTVKADEIDPALTILADVARNPAFAQAEIDRARKQSIDGVTVQLKDPGALSGIVANRAVFGDRAYGNLLTGTPSSLPRITRDDISSAYRRAWNPSQSALVVVGDITSKDAAALAQKLFGDWKTDGLTVSSSERIIPTKPRVVVVDMPGAGQAGVVIARPGIARADKDFYAAQVANATLGVGFTSRLNREIRIKRGLAYGAGSSVDTRKLTGIVSASTQTKNPSAPEVVSLIAAEMKKLGEAPVPAAELDSRKAVLVGSFGRRIERTDGIAGALVDYVADGVPLDTLSTYIPSIQGVDPAEVQAAAKKLLDPSNASIVVVGDAKLFADELRKTHPNLEVIPAASLNLDSAALK
- the tgt gene encoding tRNA guanosine(34) transglycosylase Tgt, with the protein product MLPRFDFHIHATDGKARAGTIAMQRGEIRTPAFMPVGTAATVKAMKPQDVRASGADILLGNTYHLMLRPSAERVHRLGGLHGFMGWDRPILTDSGGYQVMSLSELTKRSEEGIVFKSHLDGTRHMLSPERSMEIQRLLGSNIVMAFDELVPTTSTREVQAAAMERSMRWAKRSRDGFDAGGEHAESNALFGIQQGALDEGLRKASADALLDIGFDGYAVGGLAVGEGQEAMFGVLDYAPGQLDAAKPRYLMGVGKPDDIVGAVERGIDMFDCVLPTRSGRTGQAFTRQGPINIRNAKFAEDQGPLDPACACPTCATFTRAYVHHLVRAGEILGAMLMTEHNLWFYQALMADLRAAIAEGRLAAFANDFRATYYGKA
- a CDS encoding MerR family transcriptional regulator — its product is MRNDMRTVRQVAKAARISVRTLHHYDAIGLLKPGHVGGNGYRYYGRPELLRLQQILFYRELGLPLGEISAILDDPGFDPLTALKGHREALAARIGQYRDLIRTIDRTIASLEKDETMEDNEYYAGIAPETRERWEREAASF
- a CDS encoding serine hydrolase, translating into MQRAMRETGAKGLAIATIDRGRVTWFKAFGVRNAKGDPLTPDTVMYGASLTKAVVGYFAAAMASEKRLDLDRPIAAMLPRPLPDYGNVEGYSNWGDLAGDPRWRVITPRMVLNHSTGFANFAFLEPDGRLRIHFDPGTRYGYSGEGMTLLQFGIERGAGLSLEAELQRRFFKPLGMARTSLVWNPAFASNLADGWDEKGQMEPHDERSRVRAAGSMDTTLRDFATMAAAMVRGYGMSRGSRAGFARGTLPITTAQQFPTLLPDAPPAERPRASAALGVIAFNGPQGAGWLKGGHNDTTANTLVCLERGRRCVLILSNDVRAERAFPALVRAALGETGVPYRWEYPGLPAY
- a CDS encoding cell wall hydrolase, with the translated sequence MLRRFTQLQLRGIAAALLVSLVGAGFSAHAGLSALGSGEARAVAGPAPTGYEADDHFPGAAYYHLAADETAAPAAGVTGTVALPEGPVPENAVLDPTLRPAAPFQLRGTPQDKARALECLTTAIYYEAANEPDDGQRAVAQVILNRVRHPTFPATVCGVIYQGSEKAGCQFSYACDGSMARRPAHAAWLRAARVAASALAGEVFAPVGMATHYHTYAVTPSWNKSLVMTGVFGAHFFHRWKGYWGTGAAFSQAYHGGEPYPGPHPRAVAVAEIASAASAATTAPMPLVPVPAAKPRTETAAIQREYVRSGDVLPQYAAAPDSQVLDKWKDSGQPLR
- a CDS encoding cation diffusion facilitator family transporter — encoded protein: MHGSHNHSHAGHAHSHGGHSHAPADFGRAFAVGTALNLAFVAVEGAAGLLTGSMALLADAGHNLSDVLGLLIAWGGASLAKLPASRRFTYGLSSSTILAALANAVLLLVAVGAIALEAVQRFRDPPPVEGVTVMIVAGVGILINGATALMFMRGRASDINVRGAYLHMAADAGVSAGVVVGGGLILLTNALWIDPAISLVIVAAILWSTWGLLRDSVTMALHAVPPGIDPEKVEAMLASLPGVTRVHDLHIWPMSTTEVALTAHLLIPEGHPGDAFLEDAQHRLQHDFRIGHATLQIEVGDGDPCRLHNGHGNHGHAHD
- a CDS encoding cupin domain-containing protein, translated to MAAQDDELRESARNRGLKLVKSRRRKKGGDFGKYGLTDANGKELFGFGKTGLTARATEIEDYLRGAMRSDWKEAAKGLPKRRPAPKPKPAPKPKLKRLKIANLFAKLPAAKRKEVFTELIAQGGMRIERIVSDGQATPEDKPFVQEADEWVVVLQGSAAIRLEGHEETALKPGDHLLIPGGVKHWVTRTDPDGPTVWLAVHLG
- a CDS encoding HAD hydrolase-like protein; amino-acid sequence: MTEPGAPLRLVIFDFDGTLSDSGNWFLSIVDHLSDRYGFRRVHPDEIEPLRRKSTRDVISHLAIPRWKLPFISRYVRRLFGRNTHQVSLFDGVPDMLAAIEAAGIPIAVVTSNSEANARAVLGPENAARIRWWACGASLFGKAPKFRKVLKVSGIPPHAALSIGDETRDIDAARATGVRAGAVLWGYANPEAFAHLDPDIAFATPQAVIDHVTSAQVHR
- a CDS encoding TipAS antibiotic-recognition domain-containing protein; its protein translation is MRAAQEKARGFSKEKVAQIQAEMEAIRGDFQRLFREGAAPGSEAVQAVTARHYAWVCHSWTPDAAAFAGLGRIYVENPEFRGTYEDGALPGTAAFIAEAMTIYAERSL